The DNA segment TAGTCACTGCTGAGAAAAAAGACTCTACAGGGATCTGTTTTATAGGTGAGCGTAAGTTTAAAGACTTTTTAGCCCGCTATCTTCCTGCTCAAGTCGGTAATATCAAAACCATTGATGGTGAAGTAATAGGTCAACATCAAGGCTTGATGTATCACACCTTGGGGCAGCGTAAAGGTTTAGGTATTGGTGGTTTAAAAAATAAATCTGAAGAGCCTTGGTATGTGGTGGAGAAAGATTTAATCAATAATGAGCTGATTGTGGCACAGGGACACGATAACAGTGCATTACTTTCAACAGGTTTAATTGCTCAACAATTACATTGGGTCGATCGTCAACCTATTCGTAAAAATTTACGTTGTACTGTCAAAACACGTTATCGTCAAACTGATGTTGCTTGTGAAATTCAACCTATTGATGATGATACAATTAAAGTCATTTTTGATGAGCCTCAAATTGCAGTAACACCCGGTCAATCCGCTGTTTTTTACCTTGATGAAATTTGTTTAGGTGGTGGAGTAATTGAGGAACAATTGAAAATCTAATTTTATTAGATAAGTTTTGGTTAGATATCATAAAGGTTTTGGCGTTGGAGCAATCAGATAACGAGCTAATTGCTCATTCCATAAAATATTCATATCCATTTGATATACCTCTGATAGTGCATTATTTTTAACTAACTCTTCAGGGGTAAAATCACCCACTTTTTTACCTTTATTTAATAGCAAAATATGATCGCTAAATTGCAAAGTAAGGGATAGATCGTGCATAACAGCAATAATGGTTAAACCTTGTTCTTGAAGCTCTTTCAATAAATACATTAGATTATATTGATGATGAATATCGAGATGATTAGTAGGTTCATCTAAAAAGAGAATTTTACCCGTTAGATCTTCATCCGGATAAGCAAAAATTTGAGCAAGGGTTCGAGCAATCTGGACTCGATGTTGTTCTCCACCAGATAATGTAGCATATTCTTGCTTTCTTAAATTAAGAATACCCATTTTTTCTAAACAGTGTTGAACCACTGCTTGATTTTGTTTTTTACAACATTGATAGCGATAAGGTTCACGTCCGAGATCAACAATATCTTCAACCTGAATATTAAAAGGAATATGAATAAGTTGTGGCAAAACGGCTCTTTTCTTAGCAAGTGCCAAGCGGTCAGTTGTTCGTAAGTTTTTACCATTTAATGAAATAGTCCCTTTATTAGGGGGAATATCACCGTTGATCA comes from the Pasteurella atlantica genome and includes:
- a CDS encoding heme ABC transporter ATP-binding protein, with the protein product MSIILAAENLTFTVQHKNLIDHLNLEIIQGSFNAIIGPNGAGKTTCLNLINGDIPPNKGTISLNGKNLRTTDRLALAKKRAVLPQLIHIPFNIQVEDIVDLGREPYRYQCCKKQNQAVVQHCLEKMGILNLRKQEYATLSGGEQHRVQIARTLAQIFAYPDEDLTGKILFLDEPTNHLDIHHQYNLMYLLKELQEQGLTIIAVMHDLSLTLQFSDHILLLNKGKKVGDFTPEELVKNNALSEVYQMDMNILWNEQLARYLIAPTPKPL